In Caretta caretta isolate rCarCar2 chromosome 11, rCarCar1.hap1, whole genome shotgun sequence, the sequence AAACATCTACCTTTTTGCAGTAATCTCTTTATTAAGCTATTAGCACAAAATACAGCATTGTTTAAAGATTTCCTTGAAACCCAGGAGTCAGAACTTCTCAATCCACCAGTCCCAGGTGATGAAACAAGATTCTTTTAAAGTGCTCTTCTGTGCATCAGAAAACTTGTGGGTCTCATGGCAATATGGAAGGTAGGTTTTACAATGTAGCTAAATATAGTTAGGAATCTCCATACTCAAGTAAAAATACCCTCATATCAAATACAGATTTAGTTAGGGTTTGAACCACAGCCCATTCAAGTCAGAAGGTGTATTTCTATTGACTGCTCTGGATCAGGACCTAACTGAAAGCACAAAAGGTTTGGAATAGGGTTGAGTTTGAAACAGAGATTCTAATCTGTTCTGATTTTTATCTGAGCAGGTTTGTCCATCCTTAATCTAAATATTACGTAAATAGTGtggcagggtcaggccagatggctagagGAGAGTGATCGAAGTCAGATaaattagccccaggttaagtaggtccctttttcctgggtaagataacagggaaggttccagaacaatcaggaattttctggaaacaattaaggaagacaggctgattagaacacctgcagccaatcaagaagctgctagaatcaattaaggcaggctaatcagggcacctgtgtttaaaaaggagctcacttcagtttgtggtgtgcgtgtgaggagctgggagcaagaggctcaAGAATCTGAGATTGAGAAGGCGtgctactggaagactgagaagtacaagcattatcagacatcaggaggaaggtcctgttgTGAGAATaaagatgttgggaggaggccatggggaagtaatccagggagttgtagctgtcatgcagctgttacaggagccactgtagacagctgcaatccacaggcccctgggctggaacccggagtacaGGGCGGGCCCgagttccctccatccccccaactccctacttgatactggaggagttgaactggactgtgggttccaccagaggggaaggtctctggcctgttctccaatccactaggtggatcagcagagactgtggggattgttcttcttcctttccccatgctggccagtgatgaggctaactgggTGAACAGCAGACTTGAGCCACGAatgtggccaaactgagggctgttgtgaacctctgaggtgagaaaatccgccaataagtgcaggacccaccaaggcagaggaggaactttgtcacaatagagATGTTGCCCTACAATCAAGCTCAGTATCTCTATCACATAATCAGCTATATTTTAGTTCCTAACGATTCTCCTGGGCTCTTCTTAATGTATAATTTTATTGCACAATTTACAACTCCCACATTATCTTCCATCACTTTAATGTGCAGTGTTCTGTGTTGTCCTTGCTGCTAGATGTTCGTTAATGATTTCATAGGGTGGAACACCCAAGTGATTTAAGGAAAATGAATACATCTAAACCAGAGCTCAGCCCTAATTCATTCCTGTTTTTCTGCTTCCCTGTAAGGTTAAACAACAGTTGATGCCTTGTGAAAAAGATTGAAAAACAACCTACTGAGAAACACTGCAGTCTACATATCTGGTATTTATCTTCCTCTGTGTTTCTCTTTACTAGTATGAGTGATATTAACCTGGAAATGGATCTTGTTTCTTTAGAGTTTAACTGTGGATTCCTCACCTGAATCTataacaaacaaaacccccactcCACTGTATTCTGCAACAAAGATCCAAAATGCTACAGCTTCAAATAGTATTACTGCAGGGTCTGGGACAATTACTGTAGAATACAGCACTATGTTCTAAAACAGGGATCCACAGTTGCCCTTATATTCTGTTGAAACTATCAGGAGTTCTGCCTGCATGAGGCTTGCAGGATGGGGCTCTCTATGATCCTTATGGAAATCATACATTAAAACCAAAAAGTTAATTCAGAGCTAAATCTTAATCACTTTGCTCTTGTAAGCAGTAGTCACCAAAGacacttcaatgggattactggCATGAGTAAGGATAGCAGAATTTGGACCCTGATGATTATTAATCATTAGCAAAGCAAATGGGACATTGATTTCCAGGGTCTCACTGAGCTCTTGTACTGTATTGCTAGCCTTGCAAATGACCTTAATTTACAAGAAGGCAGCAGCTTCCACTATGCTCAGAAATACCAAATGTGATTTCAAATGataaataaaactgatttctCAGTACATTCAGGGAAGTGTCTTAATTTTCACAATTCTGGTATGAGCAAAATAAGTGCAGTTGTTCATTAAAGTGTTTAGCTTTTATTAACTGTGAACTAATATACCAAAACTGCAGAGGGTCTGCTGCCAACTCCAAACTCAGCCAGCAAGTTTCTTATGAATCTGACAGATGTTTCTCTactgttctaaatcagccattgAAACTAATTTTGTCCACTCCCCTTCAGAGCTTCCAAAGAACTAATGAACACAAACTGTGATTTAGATTCTCAGTTAGAgcatgatcctgcaaactctgatTCATGTGAGTAGCCCTTACACAGGGCCAATTTTAGGAATGGGTGAGCACGGCAGTGGCCATGGGTGCCCGCTTCTGTGGGGTGCCATATTGCTGCACTTCTCAGTTTGTTTGTTGCACTGCTCTGATCAGGTGGCCATTTTTGCTCTGCTGATTGGCcagccttcccccactcccagttGCTCATGGGGGCGGGAGCGTGAAAAcctttttctgccctgcctggcaAAACAGCAAAGACAGCTGCTGTCCTTGTTTATTCAACagacctgctgaagtcaatgggactactcagatgaGTAAGGGTtctcaaaatctggcccatagttaaCACCAAGAAAAATCTCATAGGAAAATGGAATACTGGTTCCTTAGGCATAAACTGAAGTTTCAAGATGTCTGAAAGATTAATTCTTAGATTTGAATTGCTTTATAATAATATATTGTACTTTATGTCAATTGCTCTCTGAAGCTAAATAATCCAGACCAATTTCATTTCCAAGGGTTTTTTCTGAATACAGATAGTGAAGACTTGCAAAAGTGCCTACTAATTTTGAGTACCtcatttttgggtgtccaacttgagaccccTTAAAGGGGACTGATTTTTTCAGAAAGAACTGAGCATCCACCCACTGAGAATCAAGCCACTTTAAGGGGTATCAACTCGGACACCCAAaaatgaggcacccaaaattactagacacttttgaaaagcaTGCCCTACCTAGGCCTTACTTTTTaattccagtttcagaaatggattATCATTACTCCAGTGTCAAGCTATCATACATGTATGTAGTGTCttttttgggtatgtctacactacgaaattaggtcgaatttatagaagtcggttttttagaaatcggttttatatattcgagtgtgtgtgtccccacagaaaatgctctaagtgcattaagtgcattaactcggcggagcgcttccacagtaccgaggcaagcgtcgacttccggagcgttgcactgtgggtagctatcccacagttcccgcagtctccgctgcccattggaattctgggttgagatcccaatgcctgatggggctaaaacattgtcgcgggtggttctgggtacatatcgtcagccccccgttccctccctccccccccgtgaaagcaagggcagacaatcatttcgcgccttttttcctgagttacctgtgcagacgccataccacggcaagcatggagcccgctcagctcactttggcaattaggagcacattaaccaccacacgcattatccagcagtatatgcagcaccagaacatggcaacgcgataccgggcgaggaggcgacgtcagcgcggtcccgtgagtgatcaggacatggacacagatttctctgaaagcatgggccctgacaatgcatgcatcatggtgctaatggggcaggttcatgctgtggaacgccgattctgggctcgggaaacaagcacagactggtgggaccgcatagtgttgcaggtctgggacgattcccagtggctgcgaaactttcgcatgcgtaggggcactttcatggaactttgtgacttgctttcccctgccctgaagcgcatgaataccaagatgagagcagccctcacagttgagaagcgagtggcgatagccctgtggaagcttgcaacgccagacagctaccggtcagttgggaatcaatttggagtgggcaaatctactgtgggggttgctgtgatgcaagtagcccacgcaatcaaagatctgctgatatcaagggtagtgaccctgggaaatgtgcaggtcatagtggatggctttgctgcaatgggattccctaactgtgctggggccatagatggaacccatatcgctatcttggcaccggagcaccaagccagcgagtacataaaccgcaaggggtacttttcaatagtgctgcaagctctggtggatcacaagggacgtttcaccaacatcaacgtgggatggccgggaaaggtgcatgatgatcgcatcttcaggaactctggtctgtttcaaaagctgcaggaagggactttattcccagaccagaaaataactgttggggatgttgaaatgcctatatgtatccttggggacccagcctaccccttaatgccatggctcataaagccgtacacaggcagcctggacagtagtcaggagctgttcaactacaggctgagcaagtgcagaatggtggtagaatgtgcatttggacgtttaaaggcgcgctggcgcagtttactgactcgcttagacctcagcgaaaccaatattcccactgttattactgcttgctgtgtgctccacaatatctgtgagagtaaaggggagacgtttatggcggggtgggaggttgaggcaaatcgcctagctgctggttacgcgcagcgagacaccagggcggttagaagagcacaggagggcgcggtacgcatcagagaagctttgaaaaccagtttcatgactggccaggctacggtgtgaaagttctgtttgtttctccttgatgaaccccccgccccttggttcactctacttcccggtaagctaaccaccctcccctcctccctttaatcattgcttgcagaggcaataaagtcattgctgcttcacagtcatgcattcgttattcattcatcacacaaatagggagatgactaccaaggtatcccaggaggggtggtggaggagggaaggaaaatgccacacagcactttaagcacagcactttaaaagtttacaactttaaaatttattgaatgacagccttctttttttggggcaatcctctgtggtggagtggctggttggccggaggcccccccaccgcgttcttgggcgtctgggtgtggagactatggaacttggggaggagggcggttggttacagaggggcagcagtggcagtctgtgctccagctgcctttgctgcagctcaaccatacactggagcatactggtttggtcctgcagcagcctcagcattgaatcctgcctcctctcatcatactgccgccacatttgagcttcagccctgtcttcagcccgccacttactctcttcagcccgccacttactctcttcagccctccacctctcctcccggtcattttgtgctttcctgcactctgacattatttgcctccacgcattcgtctgtgctctgtcagtgtgggaggacagcatgagctcggagaacatttcattgcgagtgcgtttttttttctttctaagcttcactagcctctgggaaggagaagatcctgtgatcattgaaacacatgcagctggtggagaaaaaaaaagggacagcggtatttaaaaagacacattttataaaacagtcgctacactctttcagggtaaaccttgctgttaacattacatacatagcacatgtgctttcgttacaaggtcgcattttgcctcctcccatcgcgtgaacggattttggttgaatgccagcaaacatacactgcaatgctttgttctacagtgattcccgagtacgtgttactggcctggagtggtaaagtgtcctaccatgaaggacgcaataaggctgccctccccagaaaccttttgcaaaggctttaggactacatctaggagaaccgcaaatgccagggcaaagtaatcctttcacatgcttgcttttaaaccacgtatagcattttaaaaggtacactcaccagaggtcccttctccgcctgctgggtccaggaggcagccttgggtgggttcggggggtactggctccaggtctagggtgagaaacagttcctggctgtcgggaaaaccggtttctccgcttgcttgctgtgagctatctacaacctcctcctcatcatcatcttcttcatccccaaaacctacttccgtattgcctccatctccattgaaggagtcaaacaacacggctggggtagtggtggctgaaccccctaaaatggcatgcagctcatcatagaagcggcatgtttggggttctgacccagagcggctgttcgcctctctggttttctggtaggcttgcctcagctccttcagtttcacgcggcactgcttcgggtccctgttatggcctctgtccttcatgccctgggagattttcagaaaggttttggcatttcgaaaactggaacggagttctgatagcacggattcctctccccaaacagcgatcagatcccgtacctccggttcggtccatgctggagctcttttgcgattctgggactccatcatggtcacctgtgctgatgagctctgcatggtcacctgcagcttgccacgctggccaaacaggaaatgagattcaaaagttcgcggttcttttcctgtctacctggccagtgcatctgagttgagagtgctgtccagagcggtcagaatggagcactctgggatagctcccggaggccaataccatcgaattgtgtccacagtaccccaaattcgagctggcaacgtcgatttaagcgctaatccacttgtcaggggtggagtaaggaaatcgattttaagagccctttaagtcgaaataaagggcttcattgtgtggacgggtgcaggtttaaatcgatttaacgctgctaaattcgacctaaagtcctactgtagaccagggctttctCTCAAATTCATGTTCATTTGCCTAGCAGTCCTTACCTCCTATACATCACGATTAGACACCTCTGAAGTTTCTGTATATTTGAATGCAGGATAAGCACTTGCCTGTGTGAAAGCTGCCACTCCATATTTCCCTTCTTTCTATAAATCAC encodes:
- the LOC125645067 gene encoding uncharacterized protein LOC125645067, which encodes MEPAQLTLAIRSTLTTTRIIQQYMQHQNMATRYRARRRRQRGPVSDQDMDTDFSESMGPDNACIMVLMGQVHAVERRFWARETSTDWWDRIVLQVWDDSQWLRNFRMRRGTFMELCDLLSPALKRMNTKMRAALTVEKRVAIALWKLATPDSYRSVGNQFGVGKSTVGVAVMQVAHAIKDLLISRVVTLGNVQVIVDGFAAMGFPNCAGAIDGTHIAILAPEHQASEYINRKGYFSIVLQALVDHKGRFTNINVGWPGKVHDDRIFRNSGLFQKLQEGTLFPDQKITVGDVEMPICILGDPAYPLMPWLIKPYTGSLDSSQELFNYRLSKCRMVVECAFGRLKARWRSLLTRLDLSETNIPTVITACCVLHNICESKGETFMAGWEVEANRLAAGYAQRDTRAVRRAQEGAVRIREALKTSFMTGQATV